A stretch of Schaalia odontolytica DNA encodes these proteins:
- a CDS encoding phage holin family protein, protein MTQPTPQPGQYPPAAPAPAAGEARPSIGALFASVTSQISSIIRGEIELNKAKLRAFASKSGKGIGLLVAAAVFALYLLGWVFHTIEVALELVVPAWAASLIVVGILLLIVLILALVGASSLKSAQAHRPDPAASVAATKEAIEKGLGK, encoded by the coding sequence ATGACTCAGCCCACCCCCCAGCCCGGGCAGTACCCGCCCGCTGCCCCCGCACCCGCCGCCGGCGAGGCGCGTCCCAGCATCGGCGCCCTCTTCGCGTCGGTCACCAGCCAGATCTCCAGCATCATCCGCGGCGAGATCGAGCTCAACAAGGCGAAGCTGCGCGCCTTCGCGTCCAAGAGCGGTAAGGGCATCGGCCTCCTCGTGGCCGCCGCGGTCTTCGCCCTCTACCTGCTGGGGTGGGTCTTCCACACGATCGAGGTCGCCCTCGAGCTCGTCGTCCCCGCGTGGGCAGCGTCGCTGATCGTCGTCGGCATCCTCCTCCTGATCGTGCTGATCCTCGCGCTCGTGGGCGCCAGCTCCCTGAAGAGCGCGCAGGCCCACCGCCCCGACCCGGCCGCGTCGGTCGCCGCCACCAAGGAAGCCATCGAGAAGGGACTGGGCAAGTGA
- a CDS encoding DUF3618 domain-containing protein: MSTNLDTRNVTIGEAAPAEPRTEAQITTDLERQRAELAATIDQLYARVQPAALAQEAKEEASARFASFKESASLTLQDAAGGNAEALKKVGVVALSVVGAIGVIVLLATRSSRRSRREARRAAREAAAHTLQALKSNVTEAL; the protein is encoded by the coding sequence GTGAGCACCAACCTCGATACGCGTAACGTGACCATCGGCGAGGCCGCCCCCGCCGAGCCGCGCACGGAAGCCCAGATCACCACCGACCTCGAGCGTCAGCGCGCCGAGCTGGCCGCCACGATCGACCAGCTGTACGCGCGCGTGCAGCCCGCTGCCCTCGCCCAGGAGGCGAAGGAAGAGGCCAGCGCCCGTTTCGCATCCTTCAAGGAGTCCGCGTCGCTGACCCTGCAGGACGCCGCCGGCGGTAACGCCGAGGCCCTCAAGAAGGTCGGCGTCGTCGCCCTGTCCGTGGTCGGCGCCATCGGCGTGATCGTCCTGCTGGCGACCCGCTCGTCGCGTCGTTCCCGCCGCGAGGCTCGCCGCGCCGCCCGCGAGGCCGCCGCGCACACGCTTCAGGCCCTCAAGTCCAACGTCACCGAGGCTCTGTAA
- a CDS encoding DUF3073 domain-containing protein: MGRGRQKAKQMKVARKLKYFSPDTDLNALQRELADEDSYLAHVPADEPEEDDAIDDDLYSKYADFAEMPAEEDDIDPEQLDESFWTGGSSTK, translated from the coding sequence ATGGGGCGCGGCCGTCAAAAGGCTAAGCAGATGAAAGTCGCTCGGAAGCTGAAGTATTTCAGCCCCGACACCGACCTAAACGCACTTCAGCGCGAGCTGGCGGATGAGGACTCGTACCTGGCACACGTGCCGGCGGACGAGCCCGAAGAGGACGATGCGATCGACGACGACCTCTACTCGAAATACGCCGACTTCGCCGAGATGCCCGCGGAAGAAGACGACATCGATCCGGAGCAGCTCGATGAGTCCTTCTGGACGGGTGGATCCTCCACTAAGTAA
- the purM gene encoding phosphoribosylformylglycinamidine cyclo-ligase — translation MTDTPLDYATAGVDTAAGDRAVELMKSAVAATHDSTVLGATGGFAGMVDASALLGMEKPLLATSTDGVGTKIAIAQAMDVHDTIGQDLVGMVVDDIVVIGARPVLMTDYIACGHVVPERIASIVTGIARACEATGTPLIGGETAEHPGVMEPDDYDIAGAATGVVDASKLLGPERVADGDVVIAMASSGLHSNGYSLVRSVVSRVGASLESHVAEFGRTLGEELLEPTRLYTRLCLDLVERFGVGGIHAYSHVTGGGLAANLSRVLPVGAVATVDRSTWTVPAVFDWVRRGGDVTWVGMEDSLNLGVGMVAVVSASVASEVLSAINEAGVAAWVLGSVTSAAADGTVAGFGSVADLGADSSGVRLISGTKGVQAGAVLLHGEYRVG, via the coding sequence ATGACCGATACCCCCCTGGACTACGCGACAGCCGGCGTCGACACCGCTGCGGGCGACCGCGCCGTCGAGCTGATGAAGAGCGCGGTCGCCGCCACCCACGACTCCACCGTCCTGGGCGCGACCGGCGGATTCGCCGGCATGGTCGACGCGTCGGCGCTGCTGGGCATGGAGAAGCCGCTGCTCGCGACCTCCACGGACGGCGTGGGCACGAAGATCGCGATCGCGCAGGCCATGGACGTGCACGACACGATCGGCCAGGACCTGGTCGGCATGGTCGTCGACGACATCGTCGTGATCGGCGCGCGCCCTGTCCTCATGACCGACTACATCGCCTGCGGGCACGTTGTCCCCGAGCGCATCGCCTCCATCGTCACCGGCATCGCGCGCGCCTGCGAGGCCACGGGCACGCCCCTCATCGGCGGCGAGACCGCCGAGCACCCGGGCGTCATGGAACCCGACGACTACGACATCGCGGGCGCCGCGACCGGCGTCGTGGACGCCTCCAAGCTGCTGGGCCCCGAGCGCGTGGCCGACGGCGATGTCGTTATCGCCATGGCCTCCTCCGGCCTGCACTCCAACGGCTACTCGCTGGTGCGCTCCGTCGTTTCCCGCGTCGGCGCCTCGCTGGAGTCCCACGTGGCCGAGTTCGGCCGCACCCTCGGCGAGGAGCTCCTCGAGCCCACCCGCCTGTACACGCGCCTGTGCCTGGACCTGGTCGAGCGCTTCGGCGTCGGCGGCATCCACGCCTACTCGCACGTGACCGGCGGCGGCCTGGCCGCGAACCTGTCGCGCGTCCTGCCTGTCGGCGCGGTGGCGACGGTCGACCGCTCCACGTGGACCGTGCCCGCCGTGTTCGACTGGGTGCGCCGCGGCGGCGACGTCACCTGGGTCGGCATGGAGGACTCCCTGAACCTGGGCGTCGGCATGGTCGCCGTCGTCTCGGCCTCTGTGGCCTCCGAGGTCCTGTCCGCGATCAACGAGGCCGGGGTGGCCGCGTGGGTCCTGGGCTCCGTCACGTCGGCCGCCGCCGACGGAACCGTGGCCGGCTTCGGGTCGGTCGCCGACCTCGGCGCTGATTCCTCCGGCGTGCGCCTCATCTCCGGCACGAAGGGCGTCCAGGCGGGCGCCGTGCTGCTGCACGGCGAGTACCGCGTGGGCTGA
- the purF gene encoding amidophosphoribosyltransferase, protein MLPVSQPDMTLSAQELFGDDHPHDHCGVFGVWAPGEDVSRLTYFSLYALQHRGQQSAGIATSNGKQILVYKDQGLVSQVFSEQSLQGLRGHIALGHVRYATTGADVWRNAQPTLGPTPTGTLALAHNGNLTNTVELRELASEIADDGEDFERGASTDTSLVTALLGMADRIPGPTPFIASPSVTPSETDGDEAAPASSVADDLEPAPLVGAALKVLPRIKGAFSLVFMDENTLYAARDPHGYRPLVLGRLASGWVVASETAALDLCGATFVREVEPGELISIDASGVHSRRFAVRRSNTCVFEYVYLARPDTTIGGRRIVAARHEMGAALARENPIEADLVIPTPDSGTPAAIGYAQESGIPFAQGLVKNAYVGRTFIQPTQSLRQLGIRLKLNPLREVIEGKRLVVIDDSIVRGNTQRALVKMLREAGAAEVHIRISSPPVLWPCFFGIDFPTRAELIASSMSVEQVRESIGADSLAYLSIDGMVGATGQGTSLCIGCFTGEYPETIPAGTPVPGTPDATPC, encoded by the coding sequence GTGCTTCCCGTCTCGCAGCCAGACATGACACTGTCCGCCCAGGAACTCTTCGGAGACGATCACCCGCATGATCACTGCGGGGTCTTCGGAGTATGGGCCCCGGGCGAGGACGTTTCCCGCCTGACCTACTTCTCCCTCTACGCCTTGCAACACCGCGGCCAACAGAGCGCCGGTATTGCGACGTCGAATGGCAAGCAGATCCTCGTGTACAAGGATCAGGGCCTCGTCTCTCAGGTGTTCTCCGAGCAGTCCCTCCAGGGCCTGCGCGGCCACATCGCCCTGGGCCACGTCCGTTACGCGACGACCGGCGCGGACGTGTGGCGCAACGCCCAGCCGACCCTGGGCCCCACCCCCACGGGCACGCTCGCCCTGGCCCACAACGGCAACCTCACCAACACGGTCGAGCTGCGCGAGCTGGCCTCCGAGATCGCCGACGACGGCGAGGACTTCGAACGCGGCGCCTCCACCGACACCTCCCTCGTGACCGCGCTGCTGGGCATGGCCGACCGCATCCCCGGGCCGACCCCCTTCATCGCGTCGCCGTCCGTGACGCCTTCCGAGACCGACGGGGACGAGGCCGCCCCGGCCTCGTCGGTTGCTGACGACCTAGAGCCCGCGCCCCTCGTCGGTGCCGCCCTGAAGGTCCTGCCACGCATCAAGGGCGCGTTCTCCCTGGTCTTTATGGACGAGAACACGCTGTACGCCGCGCGCGACCCGCACGGCTACCGCCCGCTCGTGCTGGGCCGCCTGGCCTCTGGCTGGGTCGTGGCCTCCGAGACCGCCGCCCTGGACCTGTGTGGCGCGACCTTCGTGCGCGAGGTTGAGCCCGGCGAGCTTATCTCGATCGACGCGTCGGGCGTGCACTCGCGCCGCTTCGCCGTGCGCCGCTCCAACACCTGCGTCTTCGAGTACGTGTACCTGGCCCGCCCCGATACGACGATCGGCGGGCGCCGGATCGTCGCCGCGCGCCACGAGATGGGTGCCGCCCTCGCGCGCGAAAACCCCATCGAGGCGGATCTCGTGATCCCCACGCCCGACTCGGGTACGCCGGCCGCGATCGGCTACGCGCAGGAGTCCGGGATTCCCTTCGCCCAGGGCCTCGTGAAGAACGCGTACGTGGGCCGCACGTTCATCCAGCCCACGCAGTCCCTGCGCCAGCTGGGCATCCGCCTCAAGCTCAACCCGCTGCGCGAGGTTATCGAAGGTAAGCGCCTGGTCGTCATCGACGACTCGATCGTTCGCGGTAACACGCAGCGCGCGCTCGTCAAGATGCTGCGCGAGGCCGGGGCCGCCGAGGTGCACATCCGCATTTCGTCCCCGCCGGTGCTGTGGCCGTGCTTCTTCGGTATCGATTTCCCGACGCGCGCCGAGCTCATCGCCTCGTCGATGAGCGTCGAACAGGTGCGCGAATCCATCGGCGCCGACTCGCTGGCCTACCTGTCGATCGACGGCATGGTTGGTGCCACCGGACAGGGCACGTCCCTGTGCATCGGCTGCTTCACCGGCGAATACCCGGAGACGATTCCCGCCGGGACGCCCGTGCCCGGAACTCCCGACGCCACCCCCTGCTAA
- a CDS encoding (Fe-S)-binding protein yields the protein MANPTLSAIMWGLALLVSAVAVLSFARGLTHMWRTVSAGTPDPGRLTPVGKRLWGVVSAALTHREFKGRPWIKAAHWLVMVSFPILFLALVTGYAQLRVQTFTLPLLGHFTPWEWLTEVFAWGGLAGIIALMVVRQRAGRGTAAEAALSNDDPDAAAAAADPEGTPPSSLAKPHPRDSSPRGLASRFLGSTRWQALFVEWVILIVCACVVALRGLEYALFSVTPGLEAHASALHFPLTGWLGALFAAAASSSAASLANAIVLVSALKVITSMTWLTVVGIQTGMGVAWHRFVAILNLYTRRNADGTKSLGPADHMLIDGKPVTSEDDFDDLPEDTVLGVGTIDDFSWKARLDLYSCTECGRCQELCPAWNTQKPLSPKLLIMGLRDHMESASNVQIVEQEEGHQKLEDGEVLLDKGVPASPHSFDLVSALSLSGATGPEGVSAVTAPLVPEVVSEEVLWDCTNCGACVEQCPVDIEHIDHILDLRRHQVLMEGAFPRELGRAFRGMESKANPYNQPARKRMEWAKKLDFDIPVVGEDIEDASEVDYLFWVGCAGAYDDTAKKTSAAVAELLHTAGVSFAVLGSGESCTGDPARRAGNEALFQMLAAQAIDTLKEAKPQKIVVSCAHCFNTIAGEYPELGGSFDVVHHTQLLNRLVRDGLLTPVAPTSAASTGADSTDEAGAQSAGSAPSVGAPLKVTYHDACFLGRHNRVYEPPRELVGSLPNVELVEMPRNRDRAMCCGAGGAHAWFEETRGTRIADARIVEAASTGADVVATACPFCSQMLGSASGTSAGFVSSDANQGGTNAEGATASSGGKLPEVRDVAVMLLESVKRGQ from the coding sequence GTGGCCAATCCGACGCTGAGCGCCATCATGTGGGGACTCGCCCTGCTGGTGAGCGCTGTGGCCGTCCTGTCGTTCGCGCGAGGCCTGACGCACATGTGGCGCACGGTCTCGGCGGGCACGCCCGATCCGGGACGCCTGACCCCCGTGGGCAAGCGCCTCTGGGGCGTCGTCTCCGCAGCCCTCACGCACCGCGAGTTCAAGGGGCGGCCCTGGATCAAGGCCGCCCACTGGCTCGTCATGGTCTCCTTCCCGATCCTCTTCCTCGCCCTGGTCACGGGCTACGCCCAGCTGCGCGTCCAGACCTTCACGCTGCCCCTCCTCGGCCACTTCACGCCGTGGGAGTGGCTCACCGAGGTCTTCGCCTGGGGCGGTCTGGCCGGCATCATCGCCCTGATGGTCGTGCGCCAGCGCGCCGGGCGCGGCACGGCCGCCGAGGCGGCCCTCTCGAACGACGACCCCGACGCCGCTGCTGCCGCGGCCGACCCCGAAGGAACCCCGCCCTCGTCCCTGGCCAAGCCCCACCCGCGCGATTCCTCCCCGCGCGGCCTGGCCTCCCGATTCCTCGGCTCGACCCGCTGGCAGGCGCTCTTCGTCGAGTGGGTCATCCTCATCGTGTGCGCGTGCGTCGTGGCCCTGCGCGGCCTCGAATACGCGCTCTTCAGCGTGACCCCGGGCCTCGAGGCCCACGCGAGCGCCCTGCACTTCCCGCTCACCGGCTGGCTCGGCGCGCTCTTCGCAGCCGCGGCCTCCTCCTCGGCCGCCTCGCTGGCTAACGCGATCGTGCTGGTCAGCGCGCTCAAGGTCATCACCTCCATGACCTGGCTGACGGTCGTCGGCATCCAGACGGGCATGGGCGTCGCCTGGCACCGCTTCGTCGCGATCCTCAATCTGTACACGCGTCGCAACGCGGACGGCACGAAGTCCCTGGGACCGGCCGACCACATGCTCATTGACGGCAAGCCCGTGACCAGCGAGGACGACTTTGACGACCTGCCCGAGGACACGGTCCTCGGCGTGGGCACGATCGACGACTTCTCGTGGAAGGCCCGCCTGGACCTGTACTCGTGCACCGAGTGCGGCCGCTGCCAGGAGCTGTGCCCCGCGTGGAACACCCAGAAGCCCCTCTCCCCCAAGCTGCTCATCATGGGCCTGCGCGACCACATGGAGTCCGCCTCCAACGTGCAGATCGTCGAGCAGGAGGAGGGCCACCAGAAGCTCGAGGACGGAGAGGTCCTCCTCGACAAGGGCGTGCCGGCCTCGCCGCACTCCTTCGACCTGGTGTCCGCGCTGTCCCTGTCGGGCGCGACCGGCCCCGAGGGCGTCTCCGCGGTGACTGCTCCCCTGGTCCCCGAGGTCGTCTCCGAAGAGGTCCTGTGGGACTGCACGAACTGCGGCGCCTGCGTCGAGCAGTGCCCCGTCGACATCGAGCACATCGACCACATCCTCGACCTGCGCCGCCACCAGGTCCTCATGGAGGGCGCGTTCCCCCGCGAGCTGGGCCGCGCGTTCCGCGGCATGGAATCCAAGGCGAACCCCTACAACCAGCCCGCCCGCAAGCGCATGGAGTGGGCGAAGAAGCTGGACTTCGACATCCCCGTCGTCGGCGAGGACATCGAGGACGCCTCCGAGGTCGACTACCTGTTCTGGGTGGGCTGCGCGGGCGCCTACGACGACACGGCGAAGAAGACCAGCGCCGCCGTCGCCGAGCTGCTGCACACGGCGGGCGTGTCCTTCGCGGTCCTCGGCTCGGGCGAGTCCTGCACGGGCGACCCGGCCCGCCGCGCCGGCAACGAGGCGCTCTTCCAGATGCTGGCCGCCCAGGCCATCGACACGCTCAAGGAAGCCAAGCCCCAGAAGATCGTCGTCTCCTGTGCGCACTGCTTCAACACGATCGCCGGCGAGTACCCGGAGCTGGGCGGCTCATTCGACGTCGTCCACCACACGCAGCTCCTCAACCGCCTGGTGCGCGACGGCCTCCTCACGCCGGTGGCCCCCACTTCCGCTGCATCTACGGGTGCGGATTCCACGGACGAGGCCGGGGCACAGTCCGCGGGCAGTGCTCCCTCGGTCGGCGCACCCCTGAAGGTCACCTACCACGACGCGTGCTTCCTGGGCCGCCACAACCGCGTCTACGAGCCGCCGCGCGAGCTCGTGGGCTCCCTGCCAAACGTGGAGCTCGTCGAGATGCCGCGCAACCGCGACCGCGCGATGTGCTGTGGAGCGGGCGGCGCGCACGCCTGGTTCGAGGAGACGCGCGGGACCCGCATCGCGGACGCCCGCATCGTCGAGGCCGCCTCCACAGGCGCGGACGTCGTCGCGACGGCCTGCCCCTTCTGCTCCCAGATGCTCGGCTCGGCCTCGGGTACGTCCGCCGGCTTCGTCTCCTCCGACGCCAACCAGGGCGGCACGAACGCCGAGGGGGCCACTGCCTCGTCGGGCGGGAAGCTCCCGGAGGTGCGCGACGTGGCCGTCATGCTGCTCGAGTCCGTCAAGCGCGGCCAGTAA